Proteins from a single region of Chitinophagales bacterium:
- a CDS encoding glycosyltransferase family 4 protein, whose product MRILMHSISFHPNIGGLERVMQGLAEEWTGAGHEVIVYTQTPNKAMNGLHYEVIRKYNFWQLWQAMRDADIIVEANISLYSALLATCFRKKWFVIHHLPYQHADNWKQRLKNQFTRIAQNIAVSQYVASTLKGDSIVIHNFVDKEFRITNQQERPLDFCFLGRLVSDKGADLLIQAFAQLYQENKELSLTIIGEGPDFFFLERLVDDLGIREAVRFAGPLTGDALVETLNQHKVLVAPARWKEPFGLIALEGLACGCKVVCSNEGGLAEAAGQLGFLFERNNLADLVKTTQIALGAPQQNASAHLQAFNKTSVAEAYLQYFRSQLA is encoded by the coding sequence TTGAGGATTCTGATGCATAGTATCAGCTTTCACCCCAATATTGGCGGATTGGAAAGAGTGATGCAAGGTTTGGCAGAAGAGTGGACTGGAGCTGGGCATGAAGTGATTGTCTATACGCAAACGCCTAATAAGGCCATGAACGGATTGCACTATGAAGTGATTCGAAAGTACAATTTCTGGCAACTGTGGCAGGCGATGCGGGATGCAGACATCATCGTAGAAGCTAATATCAGTTTGTATTCCGCTTTATTAGCTACATGCTTTAGAAAAAAATGGTTTGTGATTCATCACCTACCTTATCAGCATGCGGACAATTGGAAGCAAAGACTCAAAAACCAGTTTACGAGAATTGCACAGAATATTGCGGTGAGTCAGTATGTGGCGAGTACTTTAAAAGGTGATTCTATCGTCATCCACAATTTTGTGGACAAGGAGTTCCGTATCACGAATCAACAAGAACGTCCTTTGGATTTTTGTTTTCTAGGCAGACTGGTGAGTGATAAGGGGGCTGATCTATTAATTCAGGCATTTGCTCAACTGTATCAAGAAAACAAGGAACTAAGTCTAACCATCATTGGGGAGGGGCCTGATTTTTTCTTCTTAGAAAGATTGGTAGATGACCTGGGTATTCGCGAAGCGGTTCGGTTTGCCGGGCCATTAACTGGTGATGCCTTGGTAGAAACACTCAACCAGCATAAGGTCTTGGTAGCGCCGGCAAGATGGAAAGAACCTTTTGGGTTGATCGCCTTGGAAGGTTTGGCTTGTGGTTGTAAAGTGGTTTGCAGTAATGAAGGAGGACTTGCAGAAGCAGCAGGTCAACTAGGGTTTCTGTTTGAAAGAAATAATCTGGCAGATTTGGTCAAAACCACGCAAATAGCTCTAGGAGCACCGCAGCAAAACGCATCTGCGCATCTACAAGCATTCAATAAAACTTCGGTAGCAGAAGCTTACTTGCAATATTTTAGGAGTCAACTTGCATGA
- a CDS encoding glycosyltransferase family 4 protein: MRILISNPSKQYTPFLIQALLQAGHEVWFVTSYWYRSSHRILQWFATWNQRLATELQKKQDHRIPESIVYSNPWGSIYKFLGRFIIRDVERWSYYEDRIHDRWAKGLVKRLQPDILIGYEKSCEQSFAQAKQLGVHTILDLAQVHTAFIQQLRKDTDFFAAITGTPTLFDRIHAIKQAEYALSDQVICLSRFAADTMLQQSFPQHKLHIANLGFDPKRFHPKTVYKKPDTLQLIYVGIVTKRKGMHLLIDLMQSIQDLPVQLTVVGPWGDATDLLNKKSNYSNITYIPYLHHEALAERLQQSDVFVLPSYLDSWAAVVLEAMACGLPVITTTQTGASEVVGDDAGFVLTAGDLGGLKSAVMHYLHHPEAIEVHGRNAVAKVQEYEWKRYFQKVQRVVEHAFVN; the protein is encoded by the coding sequence ATGAGAATCCTCATCTCCAATCCTTCCAAGCAATACACGCCCTTTTTGATTCAGGCATTATTGCAAGCCGGTCATGAAGTATGGTTTGTTACCTCGTATTGGTATCGATCTTCTCATCGCATCTTGCAGTGGTTCGCAACATGGAACCAACGTTTGGCCACGGAATTACAAAAGAAACAAGATCACCGCATTCCGGAATCCATTGTGTACAGCAATCCATGGGGTAGCATCTACAAGTTTTTGGGACGATTCATTATACGCGATGTAGAGCGCTGGTCCTATTATGAAGACCGCATCCATGATCGTTGGGCCAAGGGTTTGGTGAAACGCTTGCAGCCGGATATCTTGATTGGGTATGAGAAATCTTGTGAACAAAGTTTTGCGCAAGCAAAGCAACTGGGTGTACATACGATTCTGGACTTAGCACAAGTACATACGGCATTTATTCAACAGTTGAGAAAGGATACCGATTTCTTTGCTGCTATAACAGGTACACCAACTTTGTTTGATCGCATCCATGCCATTAAGCAAGCAGAATATGCGCTGAGTGATCAAGTAATCTGTTTGTCGCGTTTTGCTGCGGATACCATGTTGCAGCAAAGTTTTCCGCAACACAAACTACATATCGCCAACTTGGGTTTTGATCCTAAACGGTTTCATCCCAAAACCGTTTATAAGAAGCCTGATACCTTACAGTTGATTTATGTGGGTATTGTGACAAAAAGAAAGGGAATGCACTTGCTGATCGACTTGATGCAATCAATACAAGATTTGCCAGTACAATTAACAGTAGTAGGGCCCTGGGGTGATGCCACCGATTTACTAAACAAGAAATCGAATTATTCGAATATTACTTATATCCCTTATCTGCACCACGAAGCATTGGCAGAACGCTTGCAGCAATCGGATGTGTTTGTCTTGCCAAGCTATTTGGATAGTTGGGCTGCTGTTGTGCTAGAAGCCATGGCTTGCGGATTGCCGGTAATTACAACCACTCAAACCGGCGCGTCGGAAGTAGTGGGTGATGATGCAGGGTTTGTCTTGACTGCAGGTGATTTGGGGGGATTAAAAAGTGCTGTGATGCATTATCTGCATCATCCGGAAGCTATTGAAGTGCATGGTCGGAATGCAGTTGCCAAAGTGCAGGAGTATGAATGGAAAAGGTATTTTCAAAAAGTGCAGCGGGTGGTGGAGCATGCTTTTGTGAATTAA